Proteins co-encoded in one Colletes latitarsis isolate SP2378_abdomen chromosome 2, iyColLati1, whole genome shotgun sequence genomic window:
- the LOC143350465 gene encoding uncharacterized protein LOC143350465: MNQQCKVCGEPAAGFHFGAFTCEGCKSFFGRTYNNLGSISECKNGGVCVINKKNRTACKACRLRKCLMVGMSKSGSRYGRRSNWFKIHCLLQEQTNGGQNVNVTGGAGSPFGPGFLPGFLPQPPSQQNSGVYKDAKDRASPSQEDLALQSHLLHVAMLKQERERGNKSPHPDDVALQNQLRLLAWQKERERVGGNPQQPPGTPPRDTASPPFYKQEQQQYPASSMFPMNFAQKDTVCVPSTPTDVFRPFLPTYKREADTPSDSGASSVDGGDGQDTESRSNSALSYFKTSAASPTLSEREFPPRKINATVTLTTGYHPHQGLGLVYPPPGLVTPAASQHSPRGGDLLLVSPSPGGLAVEQDEPIDLSVRSIKSSPRPSQSSEEDNRSNDNERDRDSPVKEETTTKSKPLDLTLGVKRELPLSL, translated from the coding sequence TCGTTCTTCGGACGCACGTACAACAACCTGGGCAGCATCTCGGAGTGCAAAAACGGCGGCGTGTGCGTGATCAACAAGAAGAATCGCACCGCGTGCAAGGCGTGCCGACTGCGGAAGTGCCTGATGGTCGGGATGTCGAAGTCGGGTTCGCGATACGGTCGGCGATCGAACTGGTTCAAGATTCACTGCCTGCTCCAGGAGCAGACCAACGGTGGTCAGAACGTAAACGTGACGGGGGGCGCGGGTTCGCCGTTCGGGCCCGGGTTTCTGCCAGGATTCCTGCCTCAGCCGCCGAGCCAGCAGAACAGCGGAGTGTACAAGGACGCGAAGGATCGCGCGTCACCTAGTCAGGAGGACCTAGCCCTCCAGTCGCACTTGCTGCACGTGGCGATGCTGAAGCAGGAGCGCGAGAGGGGCAACAAGTCGCCTCACCCGGACGACGTGGCTCTTCAGAACCAGCTGCGTCTGCTGGCCTGGCAGAAGGAGCGCGAGAGGGTGGGCGGTAATCCTCAGCAACCGCCTGGCACGCCGCCCAGGGACACCGCGTCCCCGCCGTTCTACAAACAGGAACAGCAACAGTACCCTGCTTCCTCGATGTTCCCGATGAACTTTGCCCAGAAGGACACGGTCTGCGTCCCGTCCACCCCCACGGACGTGTTCAGACCGTTCCTGCCTACCTACAAGAGGGAAGCGGACACGCCCAGCGACAGCGGCGCGTCCTCGGTGGACGGTGGCGACGGTCAGGACACCGAGTCCAGGAGTAACTCCGCACTGAGCTACTTCAAAACCAGCGCCGCGTCCCCGACACTATCCGAACGTGAGTTCCCTCCCAGGAAGATCAACGCCACTGTCACGCTCACGACAGGCTAccatcctcatcagggtctgggTCTGGTGTACCCGCCGCCCGGTCTGGTCACGCCAGCAGCCTCCCAGCACTCGCCCAGAGGCGGTGATCTGCTATTGGTCAGCCCGAGTCCTGGCGGTTTGGCCGTCGAGCAGGACGAGCCGATCGATCTGAGCGTCAGGTCCATCAAAAGCTCCCCGCGACCCAGCCAGTCCTCGGAAGAGGACAACAGGTCGAACGACAACGAGCGCGATCGCGACAGCCCGGTCAAGGAGGAGACCACCACCAAGAGCAAACCCCTGGACCTAACGTTGGGCGTCAAGAGGGAGTTGCCCCTCTCGTTGTGA